One genomic region from Amycolatopsis sp. FBCC-B4732 encodes:
- a CDS encoding response regulator transcription factor, with amino-acid sequence MTAMNATSPGPGKADLRRADGSPVRVLVVDDESTLAELVSMALRMEGWEVRSAGDGTEAVRIARDFRPDAVVLDVMLPDFSGLEVLRRMRSEAPNLPVLFLTAKDAVEDRIAGLTAGGDDYVTKPFSLEEVALRLRALLRRAGGVTGASGSQLVVGDLTLDEDSREVHRGGDLVPLTATEFELLRYLMRNPKRVLSKAQILDRVWSYDFGGQANIVELYISYLRKKIDADREPMIHTMRGAGYVLKPAG; translated from the coding sequence ATGACCGCTATGAACGCCACGTCACCCGGCCCTGGCAAGGCCGACCTGCGCCGGGCCGACGGCAGTCCGGTGCGGGTGCTCGTGGTCGACGACGAATCGACGCTGGCCGAGCTCGTGTCGATGGCCCTGCGGATGGAGGGCTGGGAGGTGCGCAGCGCGGGCGACGGCACGGAGGCCGTCCGGATCGCGCGCGACTTCCGCCCCGACGCCGTCGTCCTCGACGTCATGCTCCCCGACTTCAGCGGGCTGGAAGTGCTGCGGCGCATGCGGTCCGAGGCGCCGAACCTGCCGGTGCTGTTCCTGACGGCGAAGGACGCGGTCGAGGACCGCATCGCCGGGCTCACCGCGGGCGGCGACGACTACGTCACCAAGCCCTTCAGCCTCGAAGAGGTCGCATTGCGGCTGCGCGCGTTGCTGCGCCGCGCGGGTGGCGTCACCGGCGCGAGCGGGTCGCAGCTGGTCGTCGGCGACCTCACCCTCGACGAGGACAGCCGCGAGGTGCACCGCGGCGGCGACCTGGTGCCGCTGACCGCGACCGAGTTCGAGCTGCTGCGCTACCTCATGCGCAACCCCAAGCGCGTGCTGTCGAAGGCCCAGATCCTGGACCGCGTCTGGAGCTACGACTTCGGCGGGCAGGCCAACATCGTCGAGCTCTACATCTCCTACCTGCGCAAGAAGATCGACGCCGACCGCGAGCCGATGATCCACACCATGCGGGGCGCCGGGTATGTCCTCAAGCCAGCGGGCTGA